One Bremerella sp. JC817 genomic window carries:
- a CDS encoding right-handed parallel beta-helix repeat-containing protein, which yields MLNIVRTFRSTGSSFAVLLLLLSAAMVIVSVGKADSPNALKGAAQQDVFDFGVVGDGRHDDTAGLQQWLEAGRPGMVLPKGDYKITRPLVIELDKVGVTSIVGDGTARIVMAGAGPAIRLIGTHEGTASPKTVKLNVWLNQRMPIIEGIEIVGAHEEADGIEALKTMQLTISQVAIRNTRHAIHLVERNRNVIIANCHLYENRGAGVFLDDVDLHQINISASHISYNQGGGVVSKGGGVRNLHISGSDLEANVQNVLIDSDGSAWGTAEVSITGCTLQHSEGENSANVRFIGATPHGEPCWGLVSIANNILSDVETNIDIRQARDVSIVGNTIGSGYQYNLRVEDSMNVVVGANVLARNPPYRDRDTCDNAVLFKNCDGGTITGLHIRETLRADAGLILEKCRRFHVTGCTVLDCENAGLKLTDLEECEIHDNMVLSADEAAKDWQPMIVTGGRKNRIEP from the coding sequence ATGCTCAACATCGTTCGTACGTTCCGTTCTACAGGAAGTAGCTTTGCCGTTTTGCTGTTGCTGTTAAGTGCCGCGATGGTGATTGTTTCGGTTGGAAAGGCAGACTCCCCAAACGCGTTGAAGGGAGCCGCGCAGCAAGATGTCTTCGACTTCGGTGTTGTCGGCGATGGAAGGCACGACGACACTGCCGGGCTGCAACAGTGGCTCGAAGCAGGGCGACCGGGGATGGTGCTACCGAAGGGAGATTACAAGATCACCAGGCCGCTGGTGATCGAGCTTGATAAAGTCGGTGTGACATCGATTGTTGGCGACGGGACCGCACGAATTGTGATGGCAGGCGCTGGGCCGGCGATCCGATTGATCGGAACCCACGAAGGAACCGCTTCCCCCAAGACGGTGAAATTGAATGTGTGGCTGAACCAACGTATGCCAATCATTGAGGGGATCGAAATCGTTGGCGCCCATGAAGAGGCCGATGGGATAGAAGCACTCAAGACGATGCAGCTCACGATTTCTCAGGTCGCGATTCGCAACACACGCCATGCGATTCACCTGGTCGAACGCAACCGCAACGTGATCATCGCGAACTGCCACTTGTACGAGAATCGCGGCGCTGGGGTATTTCTCGATGATGTCGATCTGCACCAGATCAACATTTCGGCTTCGCATATTAGCTACAACCAGGGAGGGGGCGTGGTCTCGAAAGGGGGCGGCGTTCGTAACCTGCATATCAGCGGATCGGACCTGGAAGCAAATGTGCAAAACGTGTTGATCGACAGTGACGGATCGGCCTGGGGAACCGCTGAGGTTTCGATCACCGGTTGTACGCTACAGCACTCGGAGGGAGAGAACTCCGCGAATGTCCGCTTCATCGGCGCGACCCCACATGGCGAGCCTTGCTGGGGGCTGGTTTCGATTGCGAACAACATCTTGAGCGACGTCGAAACGAACATCGACATCCGCCAGGCCCGGGACGTTTCGATCGTCGGCAATACGATTGGCAGCGGCTACCAATATAACCTCCGCGTGGAAGACAGTATGAACGTGGTTGTGGGAGCGAATGTGCTGGCACGCAATCCACCCTATCGCGATCGCGACACGTGCGACAACGCCGTGCTGTTCAAAAACTGCGATGGTGGCACGATCACCGGTTTGCATATCCGAGAAACGCTGCGAGCCGATGCCGGATTGATCCTGGAAAAATGTCGACGCTTTCACGTGACCGGCTGCACGGTACTCGACTGCGAGAACGCCGGGCTGAAGCTGACCGATCTGGAAGAATGCGAGATTCATGACA
- a CDS encoding PVC-type heme-binding CxxCH protein, with protein MAWLRCAVCTLVLSFISASDLYAELQVGAAVVDITPETFPVLINGSFYPRQGEPKDIHARAIVVDDGTTRLAMVVADSCMLPKDLTDSAKQLAAARSQIRPDHMMISATHTHSAPASMGCLGTDADPTYVPYLRIKLAEAILEAEKNLAPAKIGWGSIDANQFTALRRWILRPGMEREDPFGEKTVRASMHTARDNMANVTGESGPEDPELSMIAFQSIDGRPIALLANFSMHYYSGGGAADYFGAYCGKLEKALDKSSDGQPPFVAIMSHGCSGDIWRLDYLTGTNQTFDGFVDGMVAKTQQALKDVEYQAEAPLAMAETRMKLNYRVPSEDRLKWAEEIVTQMGDRSPKTPAEVYAREQIFLHEKQSTEIVLQAIRLGDIAIATTPNETYALTGLKLKARSPFTKTMVIELANGGDGYIPPPEQHVLGGYNTWAARSAGLETTAEPKIAEADLKLLEAVTGKPRRESLPPASKMTETITSLKPVSYYPLHDMEGPTAANLVADASPAEIEEGVVFFLEGADGPALATEGNLNRAAHFAGGRIVADASELKPNYTVSQWIWIGIDPEARPIAGWFLSHGVHLGLAGQGEHAGRLLLKTSDEAVTYGKTSIARWDWAHVALVRTDTTVQAYLDGKLELEGQISDAPVPSQLFIGGHANNENNWEGRLDEVAIFDRALTAEQIAKLADDGQSTTSTTQTTLSEEDQNKGGRHWVDQATPAPRSPEEEKKSFQIEPGYAIELVAAEPLVMDPVAIAFDAQGTMFVAEYSDYPIGPSEEGAPPLSRIVKLIDHDGDGKMDQRIVFADQLNFCHSLMPFRGGILACAQTELILLTDTDADGIADQREVLFSGFVPAHAQMQVGCPRWGLDNRIYFNYGVGKVTQHVDNTTKTIPRNEFWIDPLTLEFGPASGTGQYGNTITAWGDRLFATNRNPIIATTMSLEEAAQNRFAPIRSIQYDVAPSGGDSKVFPLVAMKSNWLSHAGTHTSACGTTAYVGDGLGPAMVDSVFACEPIGHLVTRAIVARDGSRLTSKRAQENADFLAASDTWFRPASLSNGPDGMLYLADMYRLWVEHPKFLPPEIAAQLDWRAGEDRGRIWRIVPAKHKAAKPFEPAKSTSDLVKMLGSDNGWQRRTAQQLLVEQQRHDAQPDLKKLFQTSDSPLARLHAIWTMEGLGKLSADTIVAGLNDPHPEVRANAIRLAKRHWAESPELCQAAMKLVDDTDQQVRFQLTLALGQTNDPGKAKVLASLLPSDGADSTFADAIVAASENCSGEILAICSADLVQQNALAERLSQVVGSRRDEAEMVATLQVALSQKAPTGQLAVLKGLTTGLGNAKQFHALLAKLPDAQQQLASQLQALAIDPQQSPLLRRDAIQVVRLAGMAGDDFFAELCTPREPALVQQEAVATLVSPLTPVRSQLLAELWPELEPGTRDTAISLLIKSTPGVEFLLTALRLGTISRTSLSLDQQSQLRQHRDAAIRKQAEQLLGQAANSDRAAVLKQYQSVTTTIGSATTGKAIFLKNCAKCHTPAEPRQASVGPDLADSQNRPREAILFDILNPSGKVEPKYAASQILTDSGQSFSGIVIHQTPQTIVLQMADGKTQEIVRAEIELFQTSDRSLMPDGLEKEISLDQMADLLEFLQSPLPKR; from the coding sequence ATGGCCTGGCTTCGTTGTGCCGTTTGCACGCTCGTGCTTTCGTTTATCTCGGCATCTGATTTGTATGCGGAACTTCAAGTCGGCGCTGCTGTTGTCGATATCACGCCCGAAACCTTTCCGGTGCTGATCAACGGCAGCTTTTATCCTCGCCAGGGCGAACCGAAAGACATCCATGCCCGCGCGATCGTTGTCGACGATGGCACGACGCGGCTGGCCATGGTGGTCGCCGATAGTTGCATGCTGCCCAAAGACTTGACCGACAGTGCCAAGCAGTTGGCGGCCGCGCGTAGCCAGATTCGCCCAGACCATATGATGATTTCGGCGACGCATACCCATTCGGCACCCGCTTCGATGGGTTGCCTGGGGACCGATGCCGATCCGACGTATGTCCCGTACCTGCGTATCAAGTTGGCCGAAGCCATTCTGGAAGCGGAAAAGAATCTTGCTCCTGCCAAGATCGGCTGGGGATCGATCGATGCTAACCAGTTCACCGCCCTGCGACGCTGGATCTTGCGCCCCGGTATGGAACGCGAAGATCCGTTCGGAGAAAAGACCGTCCGGGCCAGCATGCACACGGCTCGCGACAACATGGCCAATGTCACCGGCGAATCAGGCCCGGAAGATCCGGAGTTGTCGATGATCGCGTTCCAAAGCATCGATGGACGACCGATCGCGCTGCTGGCGAACTTTTCGATGCATTACTACAGCGGAGGCGGCGCGGCCGACTACTTTGGTGCTTACTGCGGCAAGCTGGAAAAAGCTCTCGACAAATCAAGTGACGGGCAACCACCATTCGTCGCGATCATGTCGCATGGCTGTAGCGGTGATATCTGGCGGCTCGACTACCTTACCGGTACCAATCAAACGTTCGACGGCTTTGTCGACGGCATGGTCGCCAAGACGCAGCAGGCGTTAAAAGACGTCGAGTATCAAGCCGAGGCTCCTTTAGCGATGGCGGAAACTCGCATGAAGTTGAATTATCGCGTTCCGAGCGAAGATCGACTGAAATGGGCCGAAGAGATCGTCACCCAGATGGGAGATCGATCTCCGAAAACGCCTGCTGAAGTATATGCCCGCGAGCAAATTTTTCTACACGAAAAGCAATCGACAGAAATTGTACTGCAAGCGATTCGCCTGGGAGATATCGCCATCGCGACCACGCCCAACGAGACCTACGCCCTGACCGGTTTGAAGCTGAAGGCCCGCAGTCCTTTCACCAAGACGATGGTGATCGAACTGGCCAATGGCGGCGACGGCTATATCCCTCCGCCAGAGCAGCATGTACTGGGAGGCTACAATACCTGGGCGGCCCGATCAGCAGGGCTCGAAACCACGGCCGAGCCGAAGATTGCCGAGGCAGACCTGAAGCTTCTCGAAGCAGTTACCGGCAAGCCGCGTCGTGAATCGTTGCCCCCGGCGAGCAAGATGACCGAGACGATCACCAGCTTGAAGCCGGTCAGCTACTATCCGCTGCACGACATGGAAGGGCCCACGGCGGCGAATCTGGTCGCGGATGCCTCGCCTGCTGAGATCGAAGAGGGCGTCGTCTTCTTTTTGGAAGGAGCCGATGGCCCTGCCTTAGCGACGGAAGGCAACTTGAACCGTGCCGCTCACTTCGCAGGCGGGCGAATCGTTGCCGATGCCAGTGAGCTCAAACCGAACTATACCGTCAGCCAATGGATCTGGATCGGAATCGATCCGGAAGCCCGGCCGATCGCAGGCTGGTTTCTTTCCCACGGCGTTCACCTGGGCCTCGCCGGTCAGGGAGAGCACGCGGGGCGACTGCTGCTAAAAACTAGCGACGAAGCTGTCACCTATGGCAAGACATCGATCGCACGTTGGGACTGGGCACACGTGGCACTCGTTCGCACCGACACTACGGTTCAAGCTTATCTCGACGGAAAGCTGGAACTCGAAGGGCAGATTTCGGACGCTCCCGTACCGAGTCAGCTTTTCATCGGTGGTCACGCCAACAACGAAAACAATTGGGAAGGTCGCCTGGACGAGGTGGCCATCTTTGACCGAGCGTTGACGGCGGAACAAATCGCCAAATTGGCCGACGATGGCCAGTCGACAACTTCGACCACGCAGACCACGCTCAGCGAAGAAGATCAAAACAAAGGCGGCCGCCACTGGGTCGATCAGGCCACGCCTGCCCCACGCTCACCGGAAGAGGAAAAGAAATCGTTCCAAATCGAACCTGGCTACGCGATCGAACTGGTCGCCGCCGAACCGCTGGTGATGGATCCGGTCGCGATCGCCTTCGACGCCCAGGGAACGATGTTCGTCGCCGAGTACAGCGACTACCCCATCGGACCGTCTGAGGAAGGAGCCCCACCTCTTTCGCGAATCGTAAAACTGATCGATCACGACGGCGACGGCAAGATGGACCAACGAATCGTGTTCGCCGACCAACTAAACTTCTGCCACAGCTTGATGCCGTTTCGCGGCGGCATCCTGGCATGTGCCCAGACGGAGTTGATCCTATTGACCGACACCGATGCCGACGGGATCGCGGACCAACGCGAGGTGCTGTTCTCGGGCTTCGTTCCAGCCCACGCTCAGATGCAGGTCGGTTGCCCACGTTGGGGCTTGGACAATCGAATCTATTTCAACTACGGCGTCGGCAAAGTCACGCAGCATGTCGACAACACAACGAAAACCATCCCGCGGAACGAGTTTTGGATCGATCCGTTGACACTCGAGTTCGGCCCTGCCAGCGGCACCGGCCAGTATGGCAACACGATCACGGCTTGGGGGGATCGACTGTTTGCGACGAATCGCAATCCGATCATCGCGACAACGATGTCGCTGGAAGAGGCCGCGCAGAATCGCTTCGCGCCGATTCGATCGATCCAATACGATGTCGCTCCGTCTGGCGGCGACTCGAAGGTCTTTCCGCTGGTCGCCATGAAAAGCAACTGGCTTTCGCATGCCGGTACGCACACCTCGGCTTGCGGTACGACGGCTTACGTGGGTGATGGACTGGGACCAGCGATGGTGGACAGCGTATTCGCCTGCGAACCGATCGGGCATCTCGTGACCCGGGCGATCGTTGCCCGTGACGGATCGCGTCTGACTTCCAAGCGTGCTCAAGAGAACGCCGACTTTCTGGCCGCCAGCGATACCTGGTTTCGTCCGGCAAGTCTTTCCAATGGCCCCGATGGGATGCTCTATCTCGCCGACATGTATCGGTTGTGGGTCGAGCACCCGAAGTTCCTTCCGCCGGAGATCGCGGCCCAGCTGGATTGGCGGGCCGGAGAAGATCGCGGGCGAATCTGGCGAATTGTGCCTGCGAAACACAAAGCAGCAAAACCATTCGAGCCTGCGAAATCAACCAGCGATCTTGTGAAGATGCTGGGCAGCGACAACGGTTGGCAGCGTCGCACGGCGCAGCAACTTCTGGTGGAACAGCAGCGCCACGATGCCCAGCCAGATTTGAAGAAGCTATTCCAAACAAGCGATTCCCCCCTGGCCCGGCTGCACGCCATTTGGACGATGGAAGGCCTTGGCAAGCTTTCCGCAGATACCATCGTCGCAGGCTTAAACGATCCTCATCCAGAAGTTCGGGCCAATGCCATTCGACTGGCAAAGCGTCACTGGGCAGAATCACCTGAACTGTGCCAGGCCGCGATGAAGTTGGTTGACGACACTGATCAGCAGGTTCGGTTTCAACTCACGTTGGCTCTCGGCCAGACCAACGATCCGGGCAAAGCCAAGGTGCTGGCGTCGCTGCTTCCAAGTGACGGCGCGGATTCGACCTTTGCCGACGCCATCGTTGCCGCCTCCGAAAATTGCTCTGGCGAAATCCTGGCGATCTGCTCGGCCGATCTCGTTCAGCAAAACGCTCTCGCCGAGCGACTTTCACAGGTGGTTGGATCACGACGCGATGAAGCGGAGATGGTGGCCACACTTCAGGTCGCACTTTCGCAAAAGGCCCCGACCGGACAACTTGCCGTGCTGAAAGGACTGACGACCGGACTGGGAAATGCTAAGCAGTTTCATGCCCTTCTCGCGAAGCTGCCCGATGCACAGCAGCAACTTGCGTCGCAGCTTCAGGCTTTGGCGATTGATCCGCAGCAATCGCCTTTGCTACGCCGCGATGCGATTCAGGTCGTCCGCCTGGCGGGCATGGCAGGCGACGACTTCTTTGCCGAATTGTGCACTCCCCGCGAGCCTGCATTGGTTCAACAGGAAGCGGTCGCTACGCTTGTTTCTCCACTCACGCCAGTACGGTCGCAGCTTCTAGCCGAGCTTTGGCCCGAGCTCGAACCGGGTACCCGCGACACGGCGATATCGCTGCTGATCAAATCGACGCCTGGGGTCGAGTTCCTGCTTACCGCACTTCGCTTGGGTACGATCTCGCGAACCTCCTTGAGCCTCGATCAGCAGTCGCAACTTCGCCAGCATCGCGATGCGGCGATTCGCAAACAGGCGGAACAACTTCTCGGCCAGGCCGCCAACAGCGATCGCGCTGCGGTGCTCAAGCAGTATCAGTCGGTCACCACGACCATCGGCAGCGCTACCACCGGGAAGGCGATCTTTCTAAAGAACTGCGCCAAGTGCCACACACCAGCAGAGCCTCGTCAGGCAAGCGTCGGGCCAGACCTGGCTGATTCGCAGAACCGTCCGCGCGAAGCAATCTTGTTCGATATTCTCAATCCCAGCGGCAAAGTCGAACCGAAGTATGCCGCCAGCCAAATCCTGACCGATAGCGGGCAAAGCTTCAGCGGGATTGTCATCCATCAAACGCCGCAAACCATCGTGCTGCAGATGGCCGATGGCAAGACACAAGAGATTGTCCGGGCCGAGATCGAGTTGTTCCAGACCAGCGACCGCTCGCTGATGCCCGATGGCCTGGAGAAAGAGATCTCGCTGGATCAAATGGCCGACCTGCTCGAATTCCTGCAGTCGCCACTTCCCAAGCGGTAA
- a CDS encoding porin family protein, whose amino-acid sequence MIRRFTIRFSMLLALVASGWCVAICQAQEELPTANAPIMEGVSESILDAEVIDVEPKRIYETPGSSESWFGGANRKEYQHRFDFVHGHPDDPARHIGWGQPLQGMSWRNRPFHFDAFAGTIMLQNLIPGDVEQSGAFFDGFRLGYDFDHYWGTEVRLGFAQGRLIYPTDTTFSGKSQLVLLDYNVQFYPWGDTKWRPYATIGLGAAVFQYEDVLGRARDQSQVSMPFGLGLKYFLHKRVALRFELLDNLALGGTDAVSSNNFSVSGGFEYRFGGTGPSYYR is encoded by the coding sequence ATGATCCGTCGTTTTACAATTCGGTTCTCGATGCTCCTGGCCCTAGTTGCCAGTGGATGGTGCGTGGCGATTTGCCAGGCACAAGAAGAGCTGCCGACGGCGAACGCACCCATCATGGAAGGTGTCTCGGAATCGATCTTGGATGCCGAGGTTATCGACGTCGAACCGAAGCGTATCTATGAAACGCCTGGCTCGTCAGAGTCGTGGTTTGGTGGTGCCAATCGAAAAGAGTACCAGCACCGTTTCGACTTCGTGCATGGTCATCCAGACGATCCGGCTCGGCATATTGGCTGGGGGCAACCACTGCAAGGAATGAGCTGGCGGAATCGTCCGTTCCACTTCGATGCGTTCGCCGGCACGATCATGTTGCAGAACTTGATCCCCGGCGATGTCGAACAGTCGGGCGCTTTCTTTGACGGCTTTCGTTTGGGCTACGACTTCGATCACTACTGGGGAACGGAAGTCCGACTTGGTTTCGCCCAGGGACGTTTGATCTATCCGACCGATACCACCTTCTCAGGAAAGAGTCAGCTGGTGCTGCTCGATTACAACGTGCAGTTCTATCCGTGGGGCGATACCAAATGGCGACCTTACGCCACGATTGGTCTAGGGGCCGCCGTGTTTCAGTATGAAGATGTCCTGGGCCGTGCCCGCGATCAGTCTCAGGTCTCGATGCCGTTTGGCTTAGGTCTCAAGTACTTCTTGCACAAGCGAGTCGCTCTTCGCTTCGAGCTTCTCGATAACCTTGCACTTGGTGGAACCGACGCGGTTTCCTCGAACAACTTCTCGGTGAGTGGTGGCTTCGAGTATCGCTTCGGCGGCACCGGACCGAGCTACTATCGCTAG
- a CDS encoding GspE/PulE family protein: protein MAGTLGNFADILIRRGLVGPDQLREAETMADAQGISVPEALIRSGYVASNDVMRAVAEEHGLDFIDLDEVRIPMSAVEMVPESVARENVVMPMAEDDGALKVIISDPLDLGTIDKLRFILNRKIEIALAPRENITEAINRYYGQQEGESADSMLQEFTDTAIDFTDTMEQDTMTMAGEESIDETSAPVVRLVQLMISEAVQLRASDIHVEPFEDRVRIRYRIDGRLIERDSPPRRMLGAILSRLKILGGIDIAERRRCQDGRIKADVGTKTIDLRVSVIPTNHGQSIVMRILDKDSIKVGIRQLGLSDGNFIKFNNLIKRPNGIILVTGPTGSGKTTTLYAALNELNRPDTKIITAEDPVEYYLPGINQTQTRHSIGLDFAKIIKAMLRQAPNIILVGEMRDSETASMGIQASLTGHLVFSTLHTNDAPGAITRLIDMGVPSYLVSSTIIGVLAQRLVRVICEKCKAPFKPSKETLQAAGITPEMAENATFMKGRGCGNCQRSGYKGRMGIFELMQMNSRLRELAFQGASTQDIRKAAVAGGMETLFDDGVRKAMMGKTSLEEVFRVAKIVEK, encoded by the coding sequence TTGGCTGGAACCCTGGGAAATTTTGCGGACATTCTGATTCGACGCGGACTTGTTGGTCCTGACCAGCTGCGCGAGGCCGAAACCATGGCCGATGCCCAGGGAATCTCGGTTCCTGAAGCATTGATCCGCTCGGGCTACGTCGCCTCGAACGATGTGATGCGTGCCGTCGCCGAAGAACATGGCCTCGACTTCATCGACCTGGACGAGGTCCGAATTCCGATGTCAGCCGTGGAAATGGTGCCGGAATCGGTCGCTCGTGAAAACGTCGTGATGCCAATGGCCGAAGACGATGGCGCCCTGAAAGTCATCATTTCCGACCCGCTCGACCTCGGAACCATCGATAAACTTCGATTTATTTTGAATCGAAAGATCGAAATTGCCCTCGCTCCGCGTGAAAACATCACCGAAGCGATCAACCGCTATTACGGGCAGCAAGAAGGGGAATCTGCGGACTCGATGCTGCAGGAATTCACCGACACGGCGATCGACTTCACCGACACCATGGAACAAGACACCATGACGATGGCGGGGGAAGAGTCGATCGACGAAACCAGCGCCCCTGTGGTGCGTCTGGTCCAGTTGATGATTAGCGAAGCGGTTCAGCTTCGTGCCTCGGACATCCATGTCGAGCCGTTTGAAGACCGCGTCCGCATCCGCTATCGCATCGACGGTCGTTTAATTGAGCGTGACAGCCCCCCCAGACGTATGCTGGGTGCCATCCTGTCCCGTCTCAAGATTCTGGGGGGTATCGACATCGCCGAACGTCGTCGCTGCCAGGACGGTCGTATCAAGGCAGACGTCGGCACCAAGACGATCGACCTTCGCGTGAGCGTGATCCCGACCAACCATGGTCAGTCGATCGTCATGCGTATTCTGGATAAAGACAGCATCAAGGTGGGCATTCGCCAGCTTGGTCTGTCGGACGGCAACTTCATCAAGTTCAACAACCTGATCAAGCGTCCCAACGGCATTATCCTTGTGACCGGTCCAACCGGTTCGGGTAAGACCACCACGCTGTACGCTGCCCTGAACGAACTGAACCGCCCCGACACCAAGATCATCACTGCGGAAGACCCAGTCGAGTACTACCTGCCAGGGATCAACCAGACCCAAACGCGGCATAGTATCGGGCTCGACTTTGCCAAGATTATCAAGGCAATGCTTCGTCAGGCCCCGAATATCATTCTCGTGGGTGAAATGCGCGATAGTGAAACAGCATCCATGGGGATCCAGGCCTCTCTGACTGGACACTTGGTTTTCAGTACACTACATACGAACGATGCGCCCGGTGCCATTACACGTTTGATCGACATGGGTGTTCCCTCGTATCTCGTTTCAAGTACAATTATTGGGGTGCTAGCCCAGCGTTTGGTGCGTGTGATTTGCGAGAAGTGCAAGGCACCGTTCAAGCCAAGCAAAGAGACTTTGCAGGCAGCCGGCATTACCCCAGAGATGGCCGAGAACGCGACCTTTATGAAGGGGCGTGGATGTGGCAACTGCCAGCGTAGTGGCTACAAGGGCCGCATGGGTATCTTTGAGTTAATGCAGATGAATTCACGACTTAGAGAGCTGGCGTTCCAAGGCGCATCGACGCAGGACATCCGCAAAGCGGCAGTCGCTGGCGGCATGGAAACCTTGTTCGACGACGGCGTCCGCAAGGCCATGATGGGCAAGACCAGCCTGGAAGAAGTCTTCCGCGTGGCGAAGATCGTCGAGAAGTAA
- a CDS encoding type IV pilus twitching motility protein PilT, protein MATILIDKLLQAAIKQGASDIHITVGQPPVFRLHGRMRQLDTKSLEPEDTVSLMKSITPERCQRELQETGGSDFGFAFSDLARFRVSVFRQRGNISMVLRQIPNDMLTPDQLGLPAKVLELCHRPRGLFLVTGPTGSGKSTTLASVINHLNETIDHHIITIEDPIEFYHYHKKSTVNQREIGVDVPSFSEAIRRALRQDPDVILVGEMRDLETIEAAISAAETGHVVFGTLHTNSAASTVDRIIDVFPSGQQDQIRTQLGSALLGVLAQTLCPKIGGGRVAAYELLNVTSGISNLIRENKTFRIPSMIQTGSKHGMILMDDSLFNHWRAERITMEDALAKAQNPNDLAKRIADARRGLVEERPVVA, encoded by the coding sequence ATGGCCACCATTCTGATCGACAAGTTGCTGCAAGCTGCCATCAAGCAAGGCGCGAGCGATATCCATATAACCGTGGGACAGCCCCCGGTGTTCCGCTTGCATGGCCGAATGCGTCAACTTGATACCAAGTCGCTCGAACCGGAAGACACCGTTTCGCTGATGAAGAGTATCACGCCAGAACGTTGCCAGCGGGAATTACAGGAAACGGGTGGTTCCGACTTTGGTTTCGCGTTCTCGGACCTGGCTCGCTTCCGTGTGTCGGTGTTCCGCCAACGCGGTAACATCTCGATGGTGCTGCGTCAGATTCCTAACGACATGCTCACCCCCGATCAGCTGGGTCTGCCGGCGAAGGTGCTCGAGCTGTGTCACCGTCCGCGTGGCTTGTTCCTGGTGACGGGGCCAACCGGTTCGGGGAAAAGTACGACGCTCGCCAGTGTGATCAATCACCTCAACGAGACGATCGACCACCATATCATCACCATCGAAGACCCGATCGAATTTTATCACTACCACAAGAAGTCGACGGTCAACCAACGTGAAATTGGCGTCGACGTCCCCAGCTTCTCGGAAGCCATTCGTCGCGCACTTCGTCAGGACCCCGACGTGATCCTGGTGGGTGAAATGCGAGACTTGGAAACGATCGAGGCGGCCATTTCCGCGGCGGAAACGGGGCACGTGGTGTTTGGCACGTTGCATACCAACAGTGCGGCGAGCACCGTCGACCGTATCATCGACGTGTTCCCGAGTGGTCAACAGGACCAGATTCGTACTCAGCTTGGTTCCGCCTTGCTGGGCGTGTTGGCCCAGACGCTCTGCCCAAAAATTGGGGGTGGTCGTGTGGCTGCTTACGAACTGCTGAACGTGACCTCAGGTATTTCCAACCTGATTCGCGAAAACAAAACATTCCGTATTCCATCGATGATTCAGACCGGCTCGAAGCACGGGATGATCTTGATGGACGACTCTCTGTTCAATCACTGGCGAGCCGAACGCATCACCATGGAAGATGCCCTCGCCAAAGCCCAGAACCCGAACGACCTAGCCAAGCGTATCGCCGACGCGCGACGCGGCCTAGTCGAAGAACGTCCCGTCGTCGCTTAG